The proteins below come from a single Pandoraea apista genomic window:
- the treF gene encoding alpha,alpha-trehalase TreF, which yields MTDTAQRSLALGGMTPGVSHSAPSDVLTPADRYQELFVAVQTQRIFPDSKTFVDCVPALAPEEVLRRYREDAANPGFDLSRFVADYFTHERTPASHYVSDPGQRLVDHIDGLWDVLTRFPEAHPAYSSLLPIPRPYVVPGGRFHELYYWDSYFTMLGLARSGRHDLLASMADNFSFLIETYGHIPNGNRTYYLSRSQPPMYGLMVALFESHGVARALQYLPHLRREYDYWMEGEASLAPGDACRHLVRMPDGALLNRYWDERDTPREEGYLEDVSTARNAPGRPAGEVYRDLRAGAASGWDFSSRWLDDVNDLSSIRTTAIVPVDLNSFLYASEVQISRLSDGAGDTGAARAFAARAQARREAMTRYLWCESEGAFLDYDWQRGEQRPQLSAALAAPLFVGLASPEQASRSARTIGERLLAAGGLRTTQASSLQQWDPPNGWAPLQWIAIHGLRSYGESRLANEIAHRWLATVGALYARESKLVEKYSLHTSDAMCACGGGGGEYPLQDGFGWTNGVVRRLLGDHPEHPAHQATAQGRPPRRTRG from the coding sequence ATGACGGATACCGCGCAACGCTCGCTCGCCCTCGGCGGCATGACCCCGGGCGTCTCGCACTCTGCACCGTCGGATGTGCTCACGCCGGCGGACCGCTATCAGGAGTTGTTCGTCGCCGTGCAGACGCAACGCATTTTCCCCGACAGCAAGACGTTCGTGGACTGCGTGCCTGCGCTCGCCCCGGAAGAGGTTCTGCGCCGGTATCGCGAGGACGCCGCTAACCCCGGTTTCGATCTCTCGCGCTTTGTGGCGGACTATTTCACGCACGAACGTACGCCCGCCAGTCACTATGTGTCGGACCCGGGGCAGCGCCTTGTCGACCATATCGACGGGCTTTGGGACGTGCTCACGCGATTTCCCGAAGCGCATCCGGCCTATAGCTCGCTGTTGCCGATTCCCCGGCCGTATGTGGTGCCGGGCGGACGCTTCCACGAGCTTTACTACTGGGACTCCTATTTCACGATGCTGGGTCTTGCTCGCAGCGGCCGGCACGATCTGCTCGCGAGCATGGCCGATAATTTCTCGTTTCTCATCGAGACTTACGGCCATATTCCGAACGGCAACCGCACGTACTATCTGAGCCGCTCGCAGCCACCCATGTACGGCCTGATGGTGGCGCTGTTCGAGTCGCACGGCGTGGCGCGCGCACTGCAATATCTGCCTCACCTGCGTCGCGAATACGATTACTGGATGGAGGGCGAGGCGTCGCTCGCACCGGGCGATGCCTGCCGTCATCTCGTGCGCATGCCCGACGGCGCGCTTCTCAATCGCTATTGGGACGAGCGCGACACACCTCGCGAAGAGGGCTATCTGGAGGACGTGAGCACGGCGCGTAACGCGCCGGGGCGTCCGGCCGGTGAGGTCTACCGCGATCTTCGCGCCGGCGCCGCTTCGGGCTGGGACTTCAGTTCGCGCTGGCTGGACGACGTCAACGATCTGTCGTCGATCCGCACGACGGCTATCGTGCCGGTCGATCTGAACAGCTTTCTCTACGCCTCGGAAGTGCAGATTTCCCGGCTGAGCGACGGTGCCGGCGACACTGGCGCGGCTCGGGCGTTCGCCGCGCGTGCGCAGGCGCGGCGCGAGGCGATGACACGCTATCTCTGGTGCGAGAGTGAGGGCGCCTTTCTCGATTACGACTGGCAGCGTGGCGAGCAACGCCCGCAGCTATCGGCCGCGCTGGCTGCGCCTCTTTTTGTCGGTTTGGCGTCGCCGGAACAGGCCAGCCGTTCTGCGCGAACGATCGGCGAACGGCTTCTCGCCGCTGGCGGTCTGCGCACGACACAGGCGTCGAGCCTTCAGCAATGGGACCCGCCCAACGGTTGGGCGCCGCTGCAATGGATCGCGATCCACGGGCTTCGCAGCTACGGCGAAAGCCGGCTCGCCAACGAGATTGCCCATCGGTGGCTCGCCACGGTCGGTGCACTCTACGCCCGCGAAAGCAAACTCGTCGAAAAGTACTCGCTCCACACCAGCGACGCCATGTGCGCCTGCGGCGGCGGGGGCGGGGAGTACCCGCTTCAGGACGGCTTCGGCTGGACTAACGGCGTGGTGCGACGCCTTCTCGGCGATCATCCGGAACACCCCGCCCATCAGGCGACGGCGCAAGGCCGCCCACCTCGGCGCACGCGCGGGTAG
- a CDS encoding FadR/GntR family transcriptional regulator — protein MKHSAHAVTDAAVAIIRERIERQVYPAGAMLPSQRQLAEELAISRASLREALSTLEALGMVAIRPGKGVYVNDASARLGVAWRFADQISLADTYQLRYALEGFSARLAAHAASASEIEWLTDNVEMMKGALIDGDVDTAAQLDFAFHLRIVGLAGNAAIADILRGSTEIVMESQRLPFYQRERVLSTYHEHLEILEALRRRDGAAAGAAMERHIVLAAQRAGIHFPIPSAYSSAGGLTLRENAERTDVPHVQL, from the coding sequence ATGAAGCATTCGGCGCATGCCGTAACCGACGCCGCCGTCGCCATCATTCGCGAGCGCATTGAACGCCAGGTCTATCCCGCCGGCGCCATGCTGCCGTCGCAGCGCCAACTCGCCGAAGAGCTGGCGATCAGTCGAGCCTCGCTGCGAGAAGCCCTCTCTACGCTCGAAGCGCTCGGCATGGTTGCGATCCGCCCGGGTAAGGGCGTGTATGTGAACGACGCCTCGGCGCGTCTGGGCGTGGCGTGGCGCTTTGCGGACCAGATATCGCTCGCGGACACCTATCAGCTACGCTACGCCCTGGAAGGCTTCTCCGCCCGGCTTGCCGCCCACGCCGCGAGCGCCAGCGAAATCGAGTGGCTCACGGATAACGTCGAGATGATGAAGGGCGCACTGATCGACGGCGATGTCGATACCGCCGCCCAACTCGACTTCGCGTTCCACTTGCGGATCGTGGGACTCGCCGGGAATGCCGCTATCGCCGATATCCTGCGCGGCAGCACCGAAATCGTCATGGAAAGCCAGCGCCTGCCGTTCTACCAGCGCGAACGGGTGCTTTCCACCTATCATGAACATCTGGAGATTCTCGAGGCCCTGCGACGCCGCGACGGCGCCGCCGCAGGCGCCGCAATGGAGCGCCATATCGTGCTGGCGGCCCAGCGGGCGGGCATTCACTTCCCTATCCCCTCTGCGTATTCGTCAGCCGGCGGCCTTACCCTCCGGGAGAACGCAGAGCGTACTGATGTGCCACACGTTCAGCTTTGA